In Apostichopus japonicus isolate 1M-3 chromosome 5, ASM3797524v1, whole genome shotgun sequence, a single window of DNA contains:
- the LOC139967556 gene encoding pseudouridylate synthase TRUB1-like, whose protein sequence is MAKAKFLNGLFAAHKPAGVSSASITNHIKEVIIQGLKQQGEVKVSGGNNPTTTIKVGHGGTLDLNASGVLVLGIGRGTKALGPYLKGQKKYKAVGLLGKATDTHSEDGNLTVELPYDHVTKDKMLDVLMNFRGIVKQVPPIYSSLKFKGHTMASLAAAGFPVEAKPARMVSVYNIHCTSFKPPTFSFEIACSGGFYVRKLIHDIGKELGTCACMKSLERTQQGPFHLRKNVLEERDWTFPKILEALKDNKELNLKDNRKEEVRL, encoded by the exons ATGGCCAAAGCTAAATTCCTGAATGGCCTCTTTGCAGCTCACAAACCAGCTGGTGTCTCATCAGCATCAATTACCAACCATATAAAAGAAGTAATTATTCAAGGCTTGAAGCAACAAGGTGAAGTGAAAGTATCAGGGGGTAATAACCCAACTACGACAATCAAAGTTGGACATGGTGGCACTTTGGACTTGAATGCCAGTGGTGTATTGGTCTTAGGTATAGGGAGAGGAACAAAGGCATTAGGTCCTTACTTGAAAGGACAAAAG AAATACAAAGCTGTTGGATTACTCGGGAAGGCTACCGACACCCACAGTGAAGATGGTAACTTGACAGTCGAATTACCCTATG ATCATGTGACAAAAGATAAAATGCTAGATGTTCTGATGAATTTCAGGGGAATTGTGAAGCAAGTTCCTCCAAT ATACTCTTCCCTCAAGTTCAAAGGTCATACCATGGCATCACTAGCAGCTGCAGGTTTTCCTGTGGAGGCTAAGCCAGCTAGAATGGTCTCTGTCTATAACATTCATTGCACTTCATTCAAACCACCAACTTTTTCCTTTG aAATTGCCTGCAGCGGGGGTTTTTATGTCAGGAAACTGATTCACGACATCGGAAAAG AGCTCGGTACTTGTGCCTGTATGAAGTCACTGGAGCGAACTCAACAAGGACCGTTCCACCTCCGTAAAAATGTACTCGAAGAACGGGACTGGACATTTCCCAAAATATTGGAAGCCTTGAAAGATAATAAAGAATTAAACTTAAAAGACAATAGAAAAGAAGAAGTAAGGTTatga